Within the Pseudomonas orientalis genome, the region CACGCTGAACTGAAGCACCAAAAACTGACTGGCGAGTCGTATTAGACTAAATATGTAGTGCCCCAAAAAAAGCACTACAAAACATTTGACGCCCCCAAAAAGGCTGTGCATGATGGCCTCGCTCCCGCTAATCAAGGGCCCTGGGAAGGGCCTTCGAACCCTACAAGACGCGACGACGAGGTTTAACTACATGGCACTGACACGCGAACAGCAAATTGCAGCCCTTGAAAAAGACTGGGCTGAAAACCCACGCTGGAAAGGCGTGACCCGCGCTTATTCCGCTGCTGACGTCGTCCGCCTGCGTGGCTCGGTCCAACCTGAGCACACCTTTGCAAAACTCGGCGCCGAAAAGCTGTGGAACCTGGTCACCCAGGGGGCCAAGCCGTCCTTCCGTCCCGACAAAGATTTCGTCAACTGCATGGGCGCCCTCACTGGCGGCCAGGCAGTGCAGCAGGTAAAAGCCGGTATCCAGGCGATCTACCTGTCCGGCTGGCAAGTGGCCGCGGACAACAACTCCGCTGAATCCATGTACCCCGACCAATCGCTGTACCCGGTGGACTCCGTGCCGACCGTGGTCAAGCGCATCAACAACTCGTTCCGTCGTGCCGACCAGATCCAGTGGAAAGCCGGTAAAGGTCCGGGCGACGAAGGCTACATCGACTACTTCGCGCCTATCGTGGCCGACGCCGAAGCCGGGTTCGGCGGCGTACTCAACGCCTACGAGCTGATGAAGAGCATGATCGAGGCAGGCGCCGCCGGCGTGCACTTCGAAGACCAACTGGCCTCGGTGAAAAAATGCGGCCACATGGGTGGCAAGGTGCTGGTTCCGACCCAGGAAGCCGTACAGAAGCTGACCGCCGCACGCTTGGCCGCTGACGTTGCCGGTACGCCAACCATCATCCTGGCGCGCACCGATGCCAACGCCGCTGACCTGCTGACGTCGGACTGCGACCCGTACGACCAGCCGTTCGTCACCGGCGAACGCACCCAGGAAGGTTTCTATAAAGTGCGCGCCGGTCTCGAC harbors:
- the aceA gene encoding isocitrate lyase, with the protein product MALTREQQIAALEKDWAENPRWKGVTRAYSAADVVRLRGSVQPEHTFAKLGAEKLWNLVTQGAKPSFRPDKDFVNCMGALTGGQAVQQVKAGIQAIYLSGWQVAADNNSAESMYPDQSLYPVDSVPTVVKRINNSFRRADQIQWKAGKGPGDEGYIDYFAPIVADAEAGFGGVLNAYELMKSMIEAGAAGVHFEDQLASVKKCGHMGGKVLVPTQEAVQKLTAARLAADVAGTPTIILARTDANAADLLTSDCDPYDQPFVTGERTQEGFYKVRAGLDQAIARGLAYAPYADLIWCETAKPDLDEARRFAEAIKKEYPDQLLSYNCSPSFNWKKNLDDATIAKFQRELSAMGYKHQFITLAGIHNMWHSMFNLAHDYARNDMTAYVKLQEQEFADAAKGYTFVAHQQEVGTGYFDDMTTVIQGGTSSVTALTGSTEEEQFH